A single Nostoc sp. PCC 7107 DNA region contains:
- the ndhC gene encoding photosynthetic/respiratory NAD(P)H-quinone oxidoreductase subunit C, whose amino-acid sequence MFVLSGYEYFLGFLIICSLVPALALSASKLLRPSGNSLERLTTYESGMEPIGGAWIQFNIRYYMFALVFVVFDVETVFLYPWAVAFHRLGLLAFIEALIFIAILVVALVYAWRKGALEWS is encoded by the coding sequence GTGTTTGTCCTCAGCGGTTACGAGTACTTTCTAGGCTTCTTAATTATCTGTAGCCTAGTGCCTGCCCTGGCGCTTTCTGCTTCCAAGCTTCTCAGACCCAGTGGTAACAGCCTGGAACGCCTCACCACATACGAATCTGGGATGGAACCAATTGGGGGAGCCTGGATTCAGTTCAATATCCGCTACTACATGTTTGCGCTAGTTTTTGTCGTCTTTGACGTAGAAACTGTGTTTTTGTATCCTTGGGCGGTGGCTTTCCACCGTTTAGGGCTATTAGCATTCATCGAGGCGCTAATTTTTATTGCAATTCTTGTAGTTGCCTTAGTTTACGCATGGCGTAAAGGAGCTTTGGAATGGTCTTGA
- a CDS encoding RNA polymerase sigma factor SigF, whose translation MPTTATNELKHEIWQLLREYKESRSENVRNQLVKLNFGLVRKEAHYWINQCRESYDDLLQVGCLGLIRAIERFEISKGHAFSSFAIPYIRGEIQHYLRDKGVTVRIPRRYLALQQQAIGVSRSLREKYNRQPTDSELAAALDITLSEWQEIKLAWINRAPLSLDVPIQDSEEGATSLGELVPDPHYRSFQLAQEDQLRLQQALFQLEKCTREVLECVFLQDLTQKQVAEHLGISVVTVSRRVKKGLDLLKHLMCTTDD comes from the coding sequence ATGCCTACCACAGCAACCAATGAACTAAAGCATGAAATTTGGCAGTTGTTGCGAGAATATAAGGAATCTCGCTCAGAAAACGTCCGCAATCAATTGGTAAAACTCAATTTTGGACTGGTAAGAAAAGAAGCTCACTACTGGATTAACCAATGTCGTGAAAGCTATGATGATTTGCTCCAAGTTGGTTGTTTAGGTTTAATTCGAGCTATTGAAAGATTTGAGATTTCTAAAGGACACGCTTTCAGTTCCTTTGCTATTCCCTATATTCGTGGTGAAATTCAACATTACCTGCGGGATAAAGGTGTGACAGTCAGAATTCCTAGGCGCTATTTGGCACTACAACAGCAAGCCATTGGAGTTTCTCGTTCTTTACGAGAAAAATATAACCGCCAACCTACAGACTCTGAATTAGCAGCAGCCTTGGATATTACTCTTAGTGAGTGGCAAGAAATCAAATTAGCATGGATTAATCGCGCTCCTCTGAGCCTAGATGTGCCAATTCAAGACTCAGAAGAAGGAGCTACCAGTTTAGGAGAATTAGTTCCCGATCCTCACTACCGTAGCTTTCAATTAGCTCAAGAAGACCAACTGCGGTTACAACAAGCCTTGTTTCAGCTAGAAAAGTGTACTCGTGAAGTTTTAGAATGTGTGTTTTTGCAAGATTTGACACAAAAACAGGTAGCTGAACATTTGGGCATTAGTGTAGTTACGGTTTCTCGGAGAGTTAAAAAAGGGTTGGATTTATTAAAACATCTGATGTGTACAACAGATGATTAA
- a CDS encoding photosystem II reaction center protein J has product MSSGTGRIPLWVVATIAGLGVITVVGIFFYGAYAGIGSSL; this is encoded by the coding sequence GTGTCTTCTGGAACTGGAAGAATTCCCCTGTGGGTTGTAGCTACAATCGCAGGTTTAGGTGTCATTACGGTTGTAGGTATCTTCTTCTACGGAGCCTACGCTGGAATCGGTTCTTCGCTATAA
- the psbE gene encoding cytochrome b559 subunit alpha yields the protein MSGTTGERPFSDIITSIRYWVIHSITIPALFIAGWLFVSTGLAYDVFGTPRPNEYYTQTRQEVPIVKNRYEAKQQVEKFIGK from the coding sequence ATGTCAGGTACCACTGGAGAGCGTCCGTTTTCGGACATTATTACCAGCATTCGTTATTGGGTAATTCACAGCATCACCATCCCAGCATTATTTATTGCAGGCTGGCTATTTGTTAGCACTGGGCTGGCTTATGATGTATTTGGCACACCTCGCCCTAACGAATATTACACACAAACACGGCAAGAAGTGCCAATTGTGAAGAATCGTTATGAAGCCAAACAGCAAGTTGAAAAATTTATCGGAAAGTAG
- the psbF gene encoding cytochrome b559 subunit beta produces the protein MTSGNNINQPVTYPIFTVRWLAVHTLGVPTVFFLGAIAAMQFIQR, from the coding sequence ATGACTAGCGGAAATAACATCAATCAACCAGTTACCTATCCAATTTTTACAGTTAGATGGCTGGCAGTTCATACTTTAGGTGTGCCAACCGTGTTTTTCTTAGGCGCGATCGCCGCAATGCAATTTATTCAACGCTAG
- a CDS encoding photosynthesis system II assembly factor Ycf48 — protein MQSIVKSWQRIIAFLIVIVLCIGCSKVPSTSFNPWEIIAVPSNEKLLDIAFTQDSQHGFLVGSNATLLETKDGGKNWQPLSLALDDSRYRFDSVSFSGEEGWIVGEPSLLLHTTDEGRSWSRIPLSEKLPGNPITVHALGSDSAEMATDVGAIYKTIDGGKNWKAQVEAAVGVVRNMQRSADGKYVAVSAKGSFYSTWEPGQNAWVPHNRNSSRRVENMGFNNNGQLWLLARGGQIQFSEPNNAEEWQEAVYPELSTSWGLLDLAYRTPEELWIGGGSGNLLRSTDGGKTWEKDRDVEQVAANLYKIVFLKPDQGFIIGDRGVLLKYNANAEKATLQKAA, from the coding sequence ATGCAGTCCATTGTGAAAAGCTGGCAACGCATAATTGCCTTTTTGATAGTAATTGTTTTGTGTATCGGTTGTAGCAAAGTGCCTTCCACTAGCTTCAACCCTTGGGAAATCATTGCTGTACCAAGCAACGAAAAGTTGCTGGATATTGCTTTTACTCAAGATTCTCAACATGGTTTTTTAGTAGGAAGCAACGCCACGCTTTTAGAAACCAAAGACGGTGGTAAAAATTGGCAACCTTTGTCTTTGGCACTGGATGATTCTCGGTATCGTTTTGATTCCGTAAGTTTTTCTGGGGAAGAAGGCTGGATTGTCGGCGAACCCTCTCTTTTACTACATACCACCGATGAAGGCCGTTCTTGGTCACGGATTCCCTTGAGCGAAAAGTTACCAGGTAATCCCATAACTGTTCACGCCCTGGGGTCTGACTCAGCGGAAATGGCTACTGATGTAGGCGCAATTTACAAAACCATCGATGGTGGTAAAAATTGGAAAGCTCAAGTAGAAGCAGCCGTCGGCGTAGTTCGCAATATGCAACGTTCTGCTGATGGCAAATATGTCGCTGTTTCCGCCAAGGGTAGCTTTTACTCAACTTGGGAACCAGGACAAAATGCGTGGGTTCCCCATAACCGTAATAGTTCTCGGCGGGTAGAAAACATGGGTTTCAATAACAATGGCCAACTGTGGTTATTAGCACGGGGTGGTCAAATTCAATTTAGCGAACCCAATAACGCCGAAGAATGGCAAGAAGCTGTATATCCAGAGTTATCCACAAGTTGGGGTTTACTGGATTTGGCATATCGCACACCGGAAGAACTATGGATAGGCGGCGGTAGCGGTAATTTGCTGCGGAGTACTGATGGTGGCAAAACCTGGGAGAAAGACCGGGACGTGGAGCAGGTAGCCGCTAATCTATATAAGATAGTGTTTCTCAAGCCAGATCAAGGATTTATTATTGGCGATCGCGGTGTATTGCTGAAATATAACGCCAATGCCGAAAAAGCTACTCTCCAAAAAGCCGCTTAG
- a CDS encoding rubredoxin, protein MSEQAVETPALDRYECRACGYVYEPEKGDDKHDIPSGTLFTELPINWRCPVCSAKKTAFANIGPSGTASGFKENLGFGLGVNKLTPGQKNILIFGALALAFLFFISLYGLQ, encoded by the coding sequence ATGAGCGAACAAGCTGTTGAGACTCCAGCGTTAGACCGCTATGAGTGTCGCGCCTGCGGTTATGTTTATGAACCTGAGAAGGGAGATGATAAGCATGATATCCCCTCCGGGACACTGTTTACAGAACTGCCTATAAATTGGCGTTGTCCAGTTTGTAGTGCTAAGAAAACTGCTTTTGCCAACATTGGCCCGTCTGGTACAGCATCCGGTTTTAAAGAAAATCTCGGTTTTGGTTTGGGTGTTAATAAGCTGACTCCAGGGCAAAAGAATATCTTGATTTTCGGGGCTTTAGCTCTGGCTTTCTTGTTCTTTATCAGTCTTTACGGCTTACAATAA
- a CDS encoding photosystem II reaction center protein L, with translation MERTPNTNNQPVELNRTSLYLGLLLIFVLGILFSSYFFN, from the coding sequence ATGGAAAGAACGCCCAATACTAATAATCAGCCGGTTGAACTCAACCGTACTTCTTTATACCTGGGATTGCTACTGATCTTTGTTCTCGGTATTCTCTTTTCCAGTTACTTCTTTAACTAA